In the Deltaproteobacteria bacterium genome, one interval contains:
- a CDS encoding MotA/TolQ/ExbB proton channel family protein produces the protein MWAKIYYYFDVGGWCMWGIALCSVLALAVFLERLFALHKEIVLPRSLAIEVQDLVRRGLIAEAVTLCRKKESPLGRVIQVGLENAGKLRERIKELVNEVGQREASRLGRYMAILNTTISVAPMLGFLGTVIGMVDLFTSVAAVGEVTNIGMIADGIYKALYTTVFGLVVAIPATLFYRFLSARVESLVLEMEEVSFKIVDLIKNE, from the coding sequence ATGTGGGCAAAAATTTATTATTATTTTGATGTGGGTGGTTGGTGCATGTGGGGGATCGCTCTCTGTTCCGTGCTCGCTTTGGCGGTTTTTCTTGAAAGGCTCTTCGCTTTGCATAAGGAGATTGTTCTTCCAAGGAGTCTGGCGATTGAGGTGCAGGATCTTGTTCGTCGTGGGCTGATTGCTGAGGCGGTCACTTTGTGCCGAAAGAAGGAATCTCCTCTGGGTCGGGTGATTCAGGTTGGATTGGAGAATGCCGGAAAACTTCGCGAAAGAATCAAGGAACTCGTTAATGAGGTGGGTCAGAGAGAGGCAAGCCGTCTTGGTCGCTACATGGCTATTTTAAATACGACCATCAGTGTTGCACCGATGTTGGGTTTTTTAGGCACCGTGATAGGCATGGTTGACCTTTTTACTTCCGTTGCAGCGGTGGGGGAGGTGACGAACATCGGAATGATTGCCGATGGTATTTATAAAGCACTTTATACAACGGTGTTTGGTCTGGTCGTCGCAATTCCAGCGACTCTTTTTTACCGCTTTCTGTCAGCGCGTGTTGAGTCGCTTGTTTTAGAGATGGAAGAGGTCTCATTCAAGATTGTTGACCTGATTAAGAATGAATAA
- a CDS encoding cupredoxin domain-containing protein: MHEVSQGVVLLAGAIAGFTIYLGLPVALLRVSLRWRLFLSAGSVGVLLFLFVEISYQVMEQIESILKLAVMGYRTYFEFYRHVGIFIFGFAFALVSLLLFEIKFIRKPKGEERSSARRMALMIAFGIGLHNFSEGLVIGQQFSGGALALGYLLVVGFALHNATEGFGIAAPLVDNRPSFLFLFMLGLIGGGPTFLGTFVGTQWTSEIAESLFLSLAAGAILYVVGELIHLGRVRGGYITASLGLLFGFFVAFGSDLVIEKATTSSFLSRAESKEIQMYAGDFFFKPSEIHLEAGKSYKLVVSNQGEVDHEVEFLGLGEEIEQVVPWKGQTAVLLAPRHGGRYPFICDMPGHLSKGMQGSLVVH; encoded by the coding sequence ATGCACGAGGTAAGTCAAGGGGTGGTGCTTCTTGCGGGTGCGATCGCCGGCTTCACTATTTACCTGGGGTTGCCGGTTGCCCTCTTGAGAGTCTCTCTCCGATGGCGCCTTTTTCTAAGTGCCGGTTCAGTGGGGGTGCTCCTCTTTCTTTTTGTAGAAATCAGCTATCAAGTGATGGAGCAGATTGAGTCGATTCTAAAGCTTGCCGTTATGGGCTACCGGACTTATTTTGAATTTTACCGGCACGTTGGAATATTCATTTTTGGTTTTGCCTTTGCGCTTGTCTCCCTTCTTCTTTTTGAGATAAAATTTATACGAAAACCGAAAGGAGAGGAAAGGTCGTCGGCCCGGCGAATGGCCCTGATGATTGCTTTTGGGATTGGGCTTCATAACTTTAGTGAGGGTTTGGTGATTGGGCAGCAATTCTCGGGTGGGGCCTTGGCCTTGGGTTATCTGCTTGTTGTGGGGTTTGCCCTGCATAATGCGACGGAGGGATTTGGTATTGCAGCACCCCTTGTTGACAATCGCCCCTCCTTCCTATTTCTTTTCATGTTGGGCTTGATCGGAGGGGGCCCGACGTTTCTTGGGACGTTTGTGGGGACGCAATGGACCTCCGAAATAGCCGAGTCCCTTTTCTTGTCTCTTGCGGCTGGTGCCATTCTTTATGTTGTTGGTGAATTGATACACTTGGGACGGGTTCGTGGGGGGTATATCACGGCGAGCCTTGGCTTACTCTTTGGTTTTTTCGTTGCCTTTGGATCGGACCTTGTCATTGAAAAGGCGACGACCTCCTCTTTTTTATCAAGGGCCGAGTCAAAGGAGATTCAGATGTACGCGGGGGATTTTTTTTTCAAACCGAGTGAGATCCATCTGGAGGCAGGCAAGTCTTATAAGCTGGTTGTTTCTAACCAAGGTGAAGTGGATCACGAAGTCGAATTTCTGGGATTAGGAGAAGAGATCGAACAGGTTGTTCCTTGGAAAGGTCAGACGGCGGTTCTTTTGGCTCCCCGGCATGGTGGCCGGTACCCCTTTATTTGTGATATGCCAGGGCATCTTTCAAAAGGGATGCAAGGCTCTCTCGTTGTCCACTGA